The proteins below are encoded in one region of Sedimentibacter sp. zth1:
- a CDS encoding ABC transporter ATP-binding protein — protein MIKVEHLYHSYSNDEHYSVSDVSFEVKKGEIFGFLGPSGAGKSTTQNILTGLLTLQKGKVIVDGYDISKEDKRRFNKIGVSFEQSNLYSKLTAEENLRYYAKLYDVPTRDVKELIAMVGLKGKEKQKVGEFSKGMKHRLTFARSLINKPELWFLDEPTTGLDPAIAAGIKDIIRKECDKGTTAFLTTHNMYIAEELCDRVAFIIDGKIMLIDSPKNLKLQYGEKTIEVEYIGNGIVKKENLAPAVKEEKARLNEIINNCEIITMHSKEATLEEIFIKVTGKGLTSDESVE, from the coding sequence GAAGTGAAAAAGGGCGAAATCTTTGGGTTTCTTGGTCCGTCTGGTGCCGGCAAATCCACAACACAAAATATCCTGACAGGATTGTTGACGTTGCAAAAGGGCAAGGTGATTGTAGACGGTTATGACATTTCTAAAGAGGATAAAAGGAGATTTAACAAAATCGGGGTATCCTTTGAGCAGTCAAACCTTTATTCAAAGCTTACAGCAGAGGAAAATTTACGTTATTATGCAAAGCTGTATGATGTTCCTACCCGTGACGTTAAAGAATTGATTGCAATGGTGGGTTTGAAAGGTAAGGAAAAACAAAAGGTAGGCGAATTTTCAAAGGGTATGAAGCATCGCTTGACTTTTGCACGCTCTCTTATCAATAAACCTGAATTGTGGTTTCTTGACGAGCCAACAACAGGACTTGATCCTGCAATTGCAGCAGGTATAAAGGATATTATTCGCAAAGAATGTGACAAAGGTACAACAGCATTTTTGACAACACATAATATGTACATTGCCGAAGAGCTTTGCGATAGAGTTGCGTTTATCATCGATGGCAAAATTATGCTTATAGACTCACCTAAAAATCTTAAATTGCAGTATGGCGAAAAGACCATTGAGGTTGAGTATATAGGAAACGGTATCGTAAAAAAAGAAAATCTTGCACCGGCAGTTAAAGAGGAAAAGGCAAGGCTGAACGAGATAATAAACAACTGTGAGATTATTACAATGCATTCCAAGGAAGCGACTCTTGAAGAAATCTTTATCAAGGTTACAGGAAAGGGGCTGACATCAGATGAAAGTGTGGAGTAA